The Methanomassiliicoccales archaeon genome includes the window ACCTGGGACACACGGGCATAGAACGTGTAGGAACCTGAATCCATTCGTTATCTTAGCCTTCTGCACTTTACGCACGAAATCGTTTGGATGGGCAATTGAAAGCGTTGCCATGTACGGAACTCCATGCGCCGCAACGATTGCATCCAGATCCTTCTTGAACTCACGCTTTCCTTGGATCTTTTTACCTACCGGGGAAGTTGTAGTCCACGCACCAAACGGCGTAGCTCCGCTCCTTTGGATGCCGGTATTCATATAAGCTTCATTATCGAGGCATACATAGAGCACATCGTCATTTCTCTCCGCAGCACCGGATAGTGCTTGAAGCCCTATGTCAAACGTGCCACCATCACCAGCCATGCCCACAACTGTTACCCCTTGTTTACCCCTACGCTCGAGAGCGGCCTTTATCCCGGATATAACTGCACCAGTATTCTCGAAGGCCGTGTAAAGGAAAGGCCACTTGAAAGCAGATGAGGGATAAAGAGCAGTAAAGACGATGAGACAACTTGCGGGGACATAAATGATCGTATTCTTTCCTAGAACTCTCGCAATATTCTTGACTGCCACCGCAACACCGCATCCTGGACATGCCCCATGTCCTTTTGTCAGAAATTCCTCTCGCGACAGATCTTTTATCGTCCTAATCTCCTTTTCTTGCATCAACTACCTCCTCTTAGGCCATGCCAGTAACATACCATTCCCTTTTCATTCCCGGCATTTTTCTCGATTACCTGGAACATCTCCAAAGCTTCCTTGAAACTCACATCCCTTCCTCCGAGGCCCGCGATATGATTTGTGATTGGAATTCCCTCCTGGTAAAGGGCATTTCGCACTTCGGTGAACACGGGGCCGTAACCATTGAATGAGAGAGATCTGTCAAAAACGCCGAGGGCCTTGAGATCTCTAACGAATAACTTGAGTTCCTCTGCGGGGAAGGGGCGGATGAATCTTAACTTGATGAGACCTGCTTTTTTTCCCTTGGCCCTCAAATAGTCAACAACCGCCCTTGCGGTGCTCGTCACCGTGCCAAGCGTCAGCAATGCTATTTCAGCATCCTCCAGATGGTAGGAATCGATCAAACCGCCATATGATCTACTTGTTAAAGATGAGTACTCATGGTCTACCGCATTAATGACGGACTTGGCGCCCTCAATGGCCCGGTCGAGTTGATAACGCATTTCCATGGCATATTCTGGAGGGGCAATCGGATTCATCGTGACTGGTTCATCTGGATCAAGCACATGAAGGGGCCTGAATTTCGGAAGAAAGGAATCCACGAGGTTTTGATCTGGCAGATCAACACGTTCTACTGTATGCGAAAGCACGAAACCATCCAAACAAACCATGATCGGCAGCATCACGTTGCGATCTTCTGCGATGCGGTACGCCTGAATAATCATATCAAGAGCTTCCTGGTTATCCTCGATATACACCTGCAACCAACCAGACTCTCTTTCTGGCATCGAGTCATTGTATTCTACCCAAATCCCTGATGCTGCTCCGAGGCTCCTGTTGACATTTGCCATAACGATAGGCAGCCGATTTTGCGGCACAGCATAGAGCATTTCGTGCATGAGGGCGAGACCTTGTGAGGAAGTAGCGGTAAATGTCCTTGCACCCGCTGCGCTCGCCCCGATAGCAGCGCTCATAGCGCTATGTTCACTTTCAACTGGCATGAAATGAGCGTCGAGCTCACCATCATTGATGAGTTCTGCCAATAATTCAACTATAAGCGTCTGTGGCGTGATGGGGAACGCCGGAACGACTTCGACTCTTGAAAGCTTCGCACCATACGCAACCGCGTGATCTGCGCTTATGACTTTCATTGCCATTCGTGCACTCCCCTAATCATTTCTATCGCGTTAACAGGACATACTTGAGCACAAATTCCACAGCCTTTGCAGTAACGGTAGTCCCACCGTTCATAGTCATCTTCCATTCGTTCAATACAACCTTCTGGACAGGAAAACCAGCACCGAAGGCATCGGATGCACTTATCTTTGGTATAATGGGGCGTCTGCGTTCTCCACGTGCCCGTATAATTTTGAACCATGCTCCCAGGGCCGATTAGCACTCCTTCAATAGCGTGCTGTGGAAGAGCGTTGCCCGGAGGAATTTCATACCATGCAGGAAGCCATACCTTTGTCTTTGCCAATTGCCTCCGTGCACTGCAGCGGCCGATTTTCGTCCTCAGATACGCAATCCTGGCGGCCTCTGCATTCATCACTCCTGACTGGTGACCTAGTTTCTCACCAAACCTGTTCATTATGGCGTTAAGGATCGATTCAAGCGAAATGACATCGAAAACACGGGCAAGGGCACCGAGTATTGCAGTATTGACTATTGGCGCCTTGATCGACTCTAGAGCAATGCCGGTGGCATCGACAGTCCCACATTCGACCTCGACACCGAGATCTATTTCTTCAGGCATCTTCGTGGTGTTAATAACGGCCTTGCCGCTGGGTTTGAGTCCTTCACCTACCGGATCGATTTCCAAAAGCGATTCATCTAGAACGACAAGTATATCTGGCTCGTAAACCTGCGATTTCACTCTGATCTTTTCCTTGTCGATTCTTGCAAAGGCGCGAACAGGTGCACCTCGCCTTTCCGCGCCAAAATAGGGGAATGCCTGTGCGAAGTATCCCTCTAAAACGGCCGCCTCCGCCAAAGCCTGGGCAGCCATAACGGCGCCCTGACCACCCCTTCCGTGAAAACGAATCTCGTACACGGTCTCACTCCAATGCTCAGTATTTACTACGGAATTGCCAGTATATGATTCTACGGTTATTTGCTCTAAAATTCCTTTATCCAGCAATCAGGTCTCTGTTTGCGAGACAACTGATTTTCATTTATGGATAAAATCGAAGGATTGCTCCTAAATTCGAAAAATAAACCATATTAAATGATACATGGTCGCTTGTTTCTTGATGTCAATTCACAAGCCCTCATTTCCACTCTCTTATGGGTTTATTATTAATGAAATGAGAGCCGCAACAACAGCAGTAGTAGACTTCGTGCTCCGAAAGCTTGAACTCGGGTGACACGTTGACAGAACCGCAGACAGGACACATCACTTCAATATCCCTCTATTTTTTGCTAATAGACAATATGTTCCTAATTATACTAGTTTTCCCACAACCAAAAAATTGAAATGCAAAACCTCGAAATTTGATCCGAACTTATCTGCGTGAACGCTCTGCACTTTCGAGTTACTTACCAGGTGATTCTGCCAACACGAAATTGCCAGTTTCTTCCACCCTAAGTACTGATCGATAAGTTTGAGAGACCAGATTTCCCTCGAAGCTGTGAACGCATAGAAATGTTCGAAAGAGTAAGATAAAGTGGTGATGATTAGACTTCAATCAATAAAGTCGAGCCAATTAGAGTACCTTGGATTCATTCCCCTCGCCGCCTCAGAAAACGTTTGCTGAAGCTTTAGAGTGATTGGTCCAGGTGCCCCACCGCCTATGACCATTCCATCAATTTCACAGACTGGCATCACTTCTGCGGCCGTGCCTGTCATGAACACCTCATCGGCCACGTAAAGTTCTGATCGCGTGATGTTTCTTTCTTCCACCTCATAGCCAAGATCGCACGCAATCTCAACTACAGAATCTCGCGTAATACCCCTCAGTATTCCAGAAGCCATCCCCGGAGTAAACAACTGGCCTTTTTTCACCATGAAAATGTTCTCTCCTGTTCCCTCCGCCACGTTTCCCTCAGCGTTGAGCATGATTGCCTCATCCGCGCCCCTCTTCACCGCTTCGAGCCTAGCTAGAACCGAATTGATGTAGTTGCCGCAAATCTTGGCATTTAGCGCTGCTGCCCTGTTCGACGGCTTTTCCCAAGAAGAAGTAATTACTTTTGCACCCTTTTTCGCCTTATCCGCGCCCAGATAAGGACCCATATAAACGCAGGCGACGGCGACTCTTGTCGGCAGCTTTATAGGGTTTAGACCGACAGTCCCAGATCCGTAATAGGCTATTGGTCGGATGTAATCGACCCTTGGATCGTTCGCCCTAACAGTTTTTTTTACAATCTCACAGAGCTCATCCAGCGTATAGGGAATTTTCAGATCGATGACTTTCGCAGAATCGAGGAATCTCATCATGTGATCGCGGAGCCTGAAGATTGCACGACCTCTTGGCGTCTCGTATATCCTTATACCCTCGAATACGCCGCCACCATAGTGAAGCCCATGCGTGAGTATGTGAACGTTCGCCTTGTCCCAATCAACTAGCTCACCGTCCATCCATATTTTGCCGTTCGAAGCCATCTCATTTCCTCCGACGAGAAAGACTACACTGAACGATAGGGAATAGCAAACCTATTGTTTAAATTATTCATCGAAAACTGCGGCATTTGGGTTGTTTAGAGCGCATTCATTGTCTTAATGTACTTCGCAGGCTTTGTTATCTCGATGATATTGTCAACTTCCTCAATGCTCCCAATCAGCCTTGCCTTTCCAAATGAGTTTGCAACGAGCGCATAGGCTTCGTGCCTTGATTCATCTATGATTTCAACTTCGATTACATCTTGAAGCCGCGCAAGTCTTTCGACCGCTTGCTCGGCCTGCTTCCTCTCCTTCACACTGAGAACGATTCTCGCCTTGCCAGGAAATTCACACTTGCCGACCACGATGGTCTCGACGTTGATTTTCTTCCTTGTGAACTCTCCCATTACCCTCTGCATAACACCAAATTGATCGTTGACGATCATTGAGATAACTTCCATCTAACACACCCCTTTCCATGCGCATTTGCCTTGGTATACCTGTGTACCGTTTGCAGTCCTCAGGGTCACAGGAAGGACTTCCTCTTCCCTATCAACATGAATGTCTGCTAGAAATGGTTTTCCAGAATTTATTCCTTCCTCGATCACGCTTGGTAGATCGCTAGGATTCTCCACCCGCGCCCCACGCACACCGAACGCTTCAGCCAGTTTGCGAAAATCAGGAGATGATCCAAGATCCATCGAGAAGTAGCGCCTACCGTAATACAGTGTCTGCAACTGCTTAATCATGCCGAGACGGCCATTGTTAAGAAGGCAAATAAATATGGGGATGTTTTCTTCAACTGCTGTTGCAAGCTCCTGACACACCATCAAGAGACTACCATCACCAGCAACATCCACGACAACCCTATCTGGGGCGGCAATCTTCGCACCGAGCGCCGCTGGGAGACCGAATCCCATCGTACCCAATCCCCCTGCCGTAATGAATGTGCGCTTCCCCCTGCACTCGAGGAAATGCGCTGCGAACATCTGGCATTGACCTACTTCAGTCGTAATAATCGCATTCTCAGGAAGAAGTTTGTTGAGCTCGCATATGACTTTCTGTGGTTTGATGGGGTTATCGGCCACATCAAGTTCGCATGCGCACGCTTTTCTTAGAGATCTCATGCGCTCTGCCCAGACTCCGCTCTTTCTTCTGATCTGCATAGAATTGATGATCGTCCTGATGACCTTTCTTGCATCACCGACGAGGCTTACTGTCGGCCTCACATTCTTACCAACTTCCGCTGAATCGATATCGATGTGAATTACCTTCGTTTTGCATGATGAAGGTTCACCTATCATTCTATCGCTAAACCTGGTTCCTATTGCCAGAAGCACATCACATTCTTCAAGTGCGTAATTTGCCACGCGGCGTCCATGCATGCCGACCATGCCTAGCACAAGGGGGTGATCCTCCGGGACGGCACTTTTGCCCATGAGGGTCGTTGCAACTGGTGCCATGAGCATTTCGGCTAGTGTCATAATCTCCTGGCCGCACCCAGACCACACAGCGCCGCCACCAACGAGGATCAACGGTCGCTGCGCAGATTCAAGGAGTGCGACCGCCTGGGGTAATTCCACAAGGTTCTCCTTTACTCCATTTGCGTTGGAAGTCGGCTTGGGTAAGTCGTCAACTTCGCTCATCTGGACATCTCTCGGAAGATCGACATGAACGGGTCCGCAACGTCCTGTCCTGGCTATAGTAAAAGCGCTCCTTAGATCGGCAAGAAGCGTCTTTGAATTCATAACTCGGAAGTTGTGCTTCGTAATGGGGATCATGAGGCTGAAGATATCGGCTTCTTGAAACGCATCGTTGCCGATGATGCCAGTAGGGACCTGACCCGTGAGCGCGACGACTGGTGAAGAATCAAGAAATGCCGTTGCGATGCCGGTAACTAAGTTTGTAGCTCCCGCTCCCGATGTGGCTATGCAAACGCCTGGTTTCTTGAGCACCCTTGCGTACCCATCGGCCATATGTGCAGCGCACTGCTCGTGTCTCACGAGAATGTGTCTTATATTTGAATTCCTCAGCTCGTCATAGAGTGGCAGTATTGCCCCTCCTGGCAGTCCAAAGACGACATTGATGCCTTCTTCGTTCAAGACCTTGATGATAGCCTCCGATCCTCTCATCCAAATACCTCACAAACAATCACGGGGACGCACCATCCTACGAGGATCGTGTCCCCTATCACACGACCAAAACCTGCACGCTGACCAAAAGAGAAGAGTTCACGAATATGAGGGCAGCGTTCATTGGATTTTGGTATCGGAAAAACTCTATTTAAACATTGTTATTTCTTCGCATGCCGCTAATTGGAATATCATTTTATTGAAAAGATGCTTTGGCAACAGTTGCTATGAGAAGAATAAGTGATCGAGAAGGTAAATAAGAAGCTGAGCATTCAAGTTTTTTCACACTAAAAAAATCATTCGTGAAGCATCCTGCGCAAGAACATCCTTGTCCTCTCGTTAATGGGATTTGTAAAGATGATCGAAGGGTCCCCTTCTTCGACAATGGCACCGTGATCCATAAACACGACTCGATCCGCAACTTCCCTTGCAAATCCCATCTCATGCGTGACCACAATCATGGTCATCCCCTCCTTAGCTAAACCTTTCATAACATCGAGAACTTCGCCTATAAGTTCAGGATCGAGTGCCGATGTAGGTTCATCAAACATGATAAGCTTGGGGTTCATGGCGATCGCTCTTGCAATCGCAACCCTCTGCTGCTGTCCTCCCGAAAGCTGTCCGGGGTATGCATCGGCTTTATTCGAAAGACCCACTTTTGCCAAGGCATCCAATGCAACTCTTTCAGCTTCCCCTTTCTCCATTCCCTTTACTTCGGTGAGAGCGAGCATTATATTTCTTTTTGCAGTGAGGTGAAGGAAGAGGTTGAAGCTTTGGAAGACCATACCGATCTGTGATCGGATCTTGTTGATATTGATCGAGGGATCAGTGATTCTCACGCCTTCAAAATAGACTTCCCCTATTGTAGGCTCAGTCAATCTATTCAGGCATCGAAGAAAAGTGCTCTTTCCGCTGCCGGAGGGGCCGATGATCACTACAACTTCTCCTGCTTCGACAGAAAGAGAGATCCCTCTCAGAACCTCCAGCTCGCCGTATCTTTTGTGGATATCGACCGCCTCGATCAATCCCCTGCGCCGAAGCCCGGAATCGCCGTTCTCTTTTCCACAATCCTCATAATTTTCGAGGTTGCGTAGGTCATGACGAAGTAAACGACTGCGACGAAGAGAAAGATCGTGAAGGGGTCGAAATACTTTGCGTTTAATTCCTTTGCCACGAGAGTCAATTCCCATACACTAATCGCACTCACTAAGGAAGAATCCTTTATTAATATGATGAATTCGTTCGTCATCGGGGGGATGATGAGGCGCATTGCCTGCGGCAGAACAACATGTCGCATCGATTGCCAGGGCGTCATGCCCATAGACCGCGCTGCTTCCATCTGTCCTTTCGGCACTGATTGAATTCCACCGCGGATGATTTCCGCTTGATATGCGGCACTATTGAGACCAACAGCGAGAATGCCGGAGACGAGCGGGTTGAGATATATACCTATCGACGGCAGACCGAAATATATGATGAATATCTGGACAAGTAGCGGTGTGCCTCGAAGCGCTTCGACGTATCCCGTTGCAAATGCCCTGACGGGGAATACTCTTGAGATCCTAGCAAGCCCCATGGGTACGCCAAGGGCGAATCCTAGCGCGATTGCACAGAGACTTATCTCGAGGGTTAGAAGTGCTCCTTTGAGAAAGAAATCGAGGTTGTTTGCGATTATCTCAAGACCCATCGGGCATCACATTTCGAGAAATTGATGAAAATGTGGTCGAGTCGAAACCCGACTCAGAACCACTTATCGATAAGCGTTTGCATTTCACCAGATTGCTGCATTTCATCGATCAGATCGTTAACGAATTCAAGCAGTTCTACCGAATTCTTGTTCATGCAGATGCCGTAGTACTCGTTCGTGATTACCGTCGATACGATCTTGATACCAGGTGTCTTTGCGACATATGCCTCAGCAACTGGCGAATCGATGACGAGGGCATCAACGCGGTCCGCGATGAGTTCAAGAAGCGCATCCGAAGCGAAGCCGAACTTATGGACGTCCTCGGGAGCAACCTTTCCCGTCGCTACGAGATTCTCTTCCACCCAAAAATCTCCCGTTGTCCCTTGGTTCACGGCAATCTTCTTCCCAGCAAGATCATCTGGCGAATTGATGTCTGTTCTGGTCGACTTGACTATGATCGCCTGATCGGCTCTGAAATAGGGCTTCGAGAAGGCGACCGACTTGTTCCTATCTTCAGTGATCGTCATGCCAGCGATGGCCATATCAATCATGCCTGTCTTGACAGCGCCAATCAGTGCTGAGAAGTCCATATTTCTGATTTCGACAGATACGCCGAGTTCCTCGCCGATACGATACGCGAGATCGATATCGAGCCCCTCGAGCTGCTGCGTTGTTTCGTTAACGACTTCAAATGGTGGAAATCCGCCAGAGGTTCCTACAATGAGCTTTCCCCTTTTCTTTATGACATCGATGGACGATTGGGCACCTACACATCCAGAAAAAGAT containing:
- a CDS encoding thiamine pyrophosphate-dependent enzyme; the protein is MQEKEIRTIKDLSREEFLTKGHGACPGCGVAVAVKNIARVLGKNTIIYVPASCLIVFTALYPSSAFKWPFLYTAFENTGAVISGIKAALERRGKQGVTVVGMAGDGGTFDIGLQALSGAAERNDDVLYVCLDNEAYMNTGIQRSGATPFGAWTTTSPVGKKIQGKREFKKDLDAIVAAHGVPYMATLSIAHPNDFVRKVQKAKITNGFRFLHVLCPCVPGWRSEASKTVAIARLAVETGMWTLYEIDHGVEKLTYKPRELVPVKEYLQLQGRFRHMGEDDIEKLQNWICEKWRNQFYEEVPVPPCKLEKVKKELILDEDPLHGP
- the porA gene encoding pyruvate ferredoxin oxidoreductase; translated protein: MAMKVISADHAVAYGAKLSRVEVVPAFPITPQTLIVELLAELINDGELDAHFMPVESEHSAMSAAIGASAAGARTFTATSSQGLALMHEMLYAVPQNRLPIVMANVNRSLGAASGIWVEYNDSMPERESGWLQVYIEDNQEALDMIIQAYRIAEDRNVMLPIMVCLDGFVLSHTVERVDLPDQNLVDSFLPKFRPLHVLDPDEPVTMNPIAPPEYAMEMRYQLDRAIEGAKSVINAVDHEYSSLTSRSYGGLIDSYHLEDAEIALLTLGTVTSTARAVVDYLRAKGKKAGLIKLRFIRPFPAEELKLFVRDLKALGVFDRSLSFNGYGPVFTEVRNALYQEGIPITNHIAGLGGRDVSFKEALEMFQVIEKNAGNEKGMVCYWHGLRGGS
- a CDS encoding 2-oxoacid:acceptor oxidoreductase family protein; protein product: MYEIRFHGRGGQGAVMAAQALAEAAVLEGYFAQAFPYFGAERRGAPVRAFARIDKEKIRVKSQVYEPDILVVLDESLLEIDPVGEGLKPSGKAVINTTKMPEEIDLGVEVECGTVDATGIALESIKAPIVNTAILGALARVFDVISLESILNAIMNRFGEKLGHQSGVMNAEAARIAYLRTKIGRCSARRQLAKTKVWLPAWYEIPPGNALPQHAIEGVLIGPGSMVQNYTGTWRTQTPHYTKDKCIRCLRCWFSCPEGCIERMEDDYERWDYRYCKGCGICAQVCPVNAIEMIRGVHEWQ
- a CDS encoding branched-chain amino acid transaminase — protein: MASNGKIWMDGELVDWDKANVHILTHGLHYGGGVFEGIRIYETPRGRAIFRLRDHMMRFLDSAKVIDLKIPYTLDELCEIVKKTVRANDPRVDYIRPIAYYGSGTVGLNPIKLPTRVAVACVYMGPYLGADKAKKGAKVITSSWEKPSNRAAALNAKICGNYINSVLARLEAVKRGADEAIMLNAEGNVAEGTGENIFMVKKGQLFTPGMASGILRGITRDSVVEIACDLGYEVEERNITRSELYVADEVFMTGTAAEVMPVCEIDGMVIGGGAPGPITLKLQQTFSEAARGMNPRYSNWLDFID
- a CDS encoding ACT domain-containing protein, which encodes MEVISMIVNDQFGVMQRVMGEFTRKKINVETIVVGKCEFPGKARIVLSVKERKQAEQAVERLARLQDVIEVEIIDESRHEAYALVANSFGKARLIGSIEEVDNIIEITKPAKYIKTMNAL
- the ilvB gene encoding biosynthetic-type acetolactate synthase large subunit, which gives rise to MRGSEAIIKVLNEEGINVVFGLPGGAILPLYDELRNSNIRHILVRHEQCAAHMADGYARVLKKPGVCIATSGAGATNLVTGIATAFLDSSPVVALTGQVPTGIIGNDAFQEADIFSLMIPITKHNFRVMNSKTLLADLRSAFTIARTGRCGPVHVDLPRDVQMSEVDDLPKPTSNANGVKENLVELPQAVALLESAQRPLILVGGGAVWSGCGQEIMTLAEMLMAPVATTLMGKSAVPEDHPLVLGMVGMHGRRVANYALEECDVLLAIGTRFSDRMIGEPSSCKTKVIHIDIDSAEVGKNVRPTVSLVGDARKVIRTIINSMQIRRKSGVWAERMRSLRKACACELDVADNPIKPQKVICELNKLLPENAIITTEVGQCQMFAAHFLECRGKRTFITAGGLGTMGFGLPAALGAKIAAPDRVVVDVAGDGSLLMVCQELATAVEENIPIFICLLNNGRLGMIKQLQTLYYGRRYFSMDLGSSPDFRKLAEAFGVRGARVENPSDLPSVIEEGINSGKPFLADIHVDREEEVLPVTLRTANGTQVYQGKCAWKGVC
- a CDS encoding amino acid ABC transporter ATP-binding protein, which encodes MIEAVDIHKRYGELEVLRGISLSVEAGEVVVIIGPSGSGKSTFLRCLNRLTEPTIGEVYFEGVRITDPSININKIRSQIGMVFQSFNLFLHLTAKRNIMLALTEVKGMEKGEAERVALDALAKVGLSNKADAYPGQLSGGQQQRVAIARAIAMNPKLIMFDEPTSALDPELIGEVLDVMKGLAKEGMTMIVVTHEMGFAREVADRVVFMDHGAIVEEGDPSIIFTNPINERTRMFLRRMLHE
- a CDS encoding amino acid ABC transporter permease, which gives rise to MGLEIIANNLDFFLKGALLTLEISLCAIALGFALGVPMGLARISRVFPVRAFATGYVEALRGTPLLVQIFIIYFGLPSIGIYLNPLVSGILAVGLNSAAYQAEIIRGGIQSVPKGQMEAARSMGMTPWQSMRHVVLPQAMRLIIPPMTNEFIILIKDSSLVSAISVWELTLVAKELNAKYFDPFTIFLFVAVVYFVMTYATSKIMRIVEKRTAIPGFGAGD
- a CDS encoding basic amino acid ABC transporter substrate-binding protein; protein product: MSRLFSSGGRSIETKRKVWVAIGVVVVISLIATSFSGCVGAQSSIDVIKKRGKLIVGTSGGFPPFEVVNETTQQLEGLDIDLAYRIGEELGVSVEIRNMDFSALIGAVKTGMIDMAIAGMTITEDRNKSVAFSKPYFRADQAIIVKSTRTDINSPDDLAGKKIAVNQGTTGDFWVEENLVATGKVAPEDVHKFGFASDALLELIADRVDALVIDSPVAEAYVAKTPGIKIVSTVITNEYYGICMNKNSVELLEFVNDLIDEMQQSGEMQTLIDKWF